From Phycisphaerae bacterium, a single genomic window includes:
- a CDS encoding phenylacetate--CoA ligase, with protein MAQFKVENRIWDPAETMPRAELRRLQLERLKDCVRRVADVPFYREAFASTGVSADSIRSLDDLRRLPFTTKDDLRRYYPLGFLAVEREKLVRIHGSSGTTGKPTFVAYTAQDMDIWSNLCARFLVAGGLRPEHFVQIAFGYGLFTGGFGLHQGVEKVGAAIVPASAGNTPRQLMLICDLNVQVLICTPSYALNIAEAARDQGMTPEQIPLKFGHFGAEPWTEDMRTRIEQELGIVAFNNYGLSEVIGPGVSGECTLQQGMHIQEDHFIVECVDPDTLEPVATGEAGELVFTTITKEALPLIRYRTRDIARLDDTPCRCGRTTVRMSRVIGRTDDMLIIRGVNVFPSQIEEALLRVEGTSPHYQIELSRPGALDQVTVRVEVRPEDFSDRMREMQALRDRIDREIHAITGLRMNVELVKPQSLERFQGKAKRVIDRRQMKVE; from the coding sequence ATGGCCCAGTTCAAGGTGGAGAATCGGATCTGGGATCCTGCCGAGACGATGCCGCGGGCCGAGCTTCGTCGGCTGCAGCTTGAGCGGCTCAAGGATTGCGTCAGGCGCGTCGCAGACGTTCCCTTCTACAGGGAGGCATTCGCCAGCACCGGCGTGAGCGCCGATTCGATTCGTTCGCTGGACGATCTTCGACGTCTTCCTTTCACCACTAAAGACGACCTTCGACGTTATTATCCCTTGGGTTTCCTGGCCGTAGAGCGTGAAAAACTGGTCCGTATTCACGGTTCATCCGGCACGACGGGCAAACCGACGTTTGTCGCCTACACGGCCCAGGACATGGACATCTGGTCGAATCTGTGCGCCCGCTTCCTGGTCGCGGGCGGGCTTCGGCCGGAGCACTTCGTGCAGATTGCGTTCGGTTACGGATTGTTCACTGGAGGTTTCGGTCTGCACCAGGGCGTCGAGAAGGTCGGGGCGGCGATCGTGCCGGCGTCGGCCGGGAACACCCCTCGTCAGCTCATGCTGATCTGCGACTTGAACGTGCAGGTGCTGATCTGCACGCCGAGCTACGCCCTCAACATCGCCGAGGCGGCCCGGGATCAGGGCATGACCCCCGAGCAGATACCGCTCAAGTTCGGGCACTTCGGCGCCGAGCCGTGGACCGAGGACATGCGGACCCGGATCGAACAGGAGCTGGGCATCGTAGCCTTCAACAACTACGGGCTCAGCGAGGTGATCGGTCCGGGCGTCAGCGGAGAGTGCACTCTTCAGCAGGGCATGCACATTCAGGAGGATCACTTCATCGTCGAGTGCGTGGATCCCGACACGCTGGAGCCCGTGGCCACGGGCGAAGCCGGCGAACTGGTTTTCACCACCATCACCAAGGAGGCCTTGCCGCTGATCCGCTACCGCACCCGCGACATCGCCCGACTGGACGATACGCCCTGCCGCTGCGGGCGGACGACGGTGCGGATGAGCCGGGTCATCGGTCGGACCGACGACATGCTGATCATTCGCGGCGTCAACGTCTTTCCCTCTCAGATCGAAGAGGCTCTGCTGCGTGTCGAGGGCACTTCGCCGCACTACCAGATCGAGTTGTCGCGTCCGGGGGCCCTTGACCAGGTCACCGTGCGTGTCGAGGTCCGGCCGGAGGATTTTTCCGACCGTATGCGGGAAATGCAGGCCCTTCGCGACCGCATCGATCGCGAGATCCACGCCATTACCGGGCTGCGGATGAACGTCGAGCTGGTCAAGCCGCAGTCGCTGGAGCGCTTTCAGGGCAAGGCCAAACGGGTCATCGACCGCCGCCAGATGAAGGTGGAGTAA
- a CDS encoding PaaI family thioesterase, with translation MDMQQIARFFDRDKLAKHLDIELVDVSPGQATTRMTIQDKHLNGVNITHGGAIFSLADFAFAVASNSHGTLAVAINANISFLKATTSGVLTARAREVARSKRLATYQIEVTDEEGATVAGFQGTVYRKQEPLPLEEDLTPPSSGGGR, from the coding sequence ATGGACATGCAGCAGATCGCTCGTTTTTTCGACCGTGACAAGCTGGCCAAGCACCTGGACATCGAGCTGGTCGACGTCTCGCCCGGCCAGGCGACGACTCGGATGACCATCCAGGACAAACACCTCAACGGAGTCAACATCACCCACGGCGGGGCAATCTTCTCACTCGCCGATTTTGCCTTCGCGGTGGCCTCGAATTCCCATGGCACGCTGGCGGTCGCGATCAACGCCAACATCTCCTTCCTGAAAGCCACCACCAGTGGCGTGCTCACCGCCAGAGCACGGGAAGTCGCCCGCAGCAAACGGCTCGCCACCTATCAGATCGAGGTAACCGACGAGGAAGGCGCGACCGTCGCCGGCTTTCAGGGAACCGTCTACCGCAAGCAGGAACCGCTCCCGCTCGAAGAAGACCTTACTCCACCTTCATCTGGCGGCGGTCGATGA
- the hydE gene encoding [FeFe] hydrogenase H-cluster radical SAM maturase HydE produces MNRTPPAAAPTPTREELLRWLREDDASRLGQLWTMADETRRRNVGDAVHLRGLIEISNHCVRECAYCGLRAPNRSLRRYRMTADEIMACTAAAVEFGYGTVVLQSGEDDGIRQQWLADVIRKIKSETSLAVTLSLGERPEEDLAAWRQAGADRYLLRFETSDPVLYKLIHPPRPGRLSDRFAILNQLRELGYEVGSGVMIGIPGQTYDSLADDLEAFRRLDLDMIGVGPYISHPATPLAKHSGLRPIPPEQQVPNTELMTYKVLALTRLVRPDANIPSTTALATLNKDAGRELGLSRGANVVMPNLTPPQYRTLYEIYPSKACLFENAEDCRSCLKNRILAMGRTIGQGPGSRRQTA; encoded by the coding sequence GTGAACCGGACTCCTCCCGCCGCCGCACCCACACCCACACGCGAGGAGCTCTTGCGATGGCTTCGCGAGGATGACGCATCGCGGCTGGGGCAATTGTGGACGATGGCCGATGAAACGCGCCGCCGAAACGTGGGTGACGCCGTCCACCTGCGCGGGTTGATCGAAATATCCAATCACTGTGTGCGCGAGTGTGCCTACTGTGGCCTGCGGGCGCCGAACCGATCCTTGCGACGATATCGGATGACCGCCGACGAGATCATGGCCTGCACGGCCGCCGCGGTCGAGTTCGGATACGGTACGGTCGTGCTCCAATCCGGCGAGGACGATGGCATCAGGCAACAATGGCTGGCCGACGTCATTCGCAAGATCAAGAGCGAAACGAGTCTAGCCGTCACGCTCAGCCTCGGCGAGCGGCCCGAGGAGGACCTGGCTGCCTGGCGCCAGGCCGGCGCCGACCGCTACTTGCTGCGGTTTGAAACGTCCGACCCCGTGCTATACAAGCTCATTCACCCGCCGCGCCCTGGGCGGTTATCCGACCGCTTTGCCATTCTGAACCAGCTCCGGGAACTGGGCTATGAAGTCGGCAGCGGCGTTATGATCGGCATCCCTGGACAGACGTACGACAGCCTCGCGGATGATCTCGAAGCTTTCCGGCGGCTTGACCTCGATATGATCGGCGTGGGACCGTACATCTCTCACCCCGCGACGCCTCTGGCCAAACACTCAGGCCTCCGCCCGATACCCCCCGAGCAACAGGTGCCGAACACCGAATTAATGACCTACAAGGTCCTTGCCCTGACGCGTCTGGTCCGCCCCGACGCGAACATCCCCAGCACCACCGCCCTGGCAACGCTCAACAAGGACGCCGGACGGGAACTGGGCCTGTCACGCGGGGCCAACGTGGTGATGCCCAATCTCACCCCCCCGCAATACCGCACCCTGTACGAAATCTACCCGTCGAAAGCCTGCCTTTTTGAGAATGCGGAAGACTGCCGATCCTGCCTCAAGAACCGCATCCTGGCCATGGGACGGACCATCGGCCAAGGACCGGGCAGCCGGCGGCAGACCGCCTGA
- the hydF gene encoding [FeFe] hydrogenase H-cluster maturation GTPase HydF — MTTSTPKGFRLHIGIFGRRNVGKSSLLNAVTRQNVSIVSEFAGTTTDPVEKPMELLPLGPVLFIDTAGVDDAGALGELRVGKTRQVFDRTDLGVIVAEPSIWSDFEERILNELASRQIPVLVVFNKCDVAMPDAAVVERLAARKVPVVRTAATSGQGILDFRQALLDNAPADFVNNPRILADIVGPGEMAVLVVPIDKEAPKGRLILPQVQAIRDLLDGDAYCMVVKERELRNALDRLKSPPKLVVTDSQAFLKVAADTPAEVMLTSFSILFARFKGDLITQVEGTLAVDSLVAGDRILVAEACSHHPIGEDIGRVKIPRWLTQYVGGKIEFVTVQGHDFPEDLSSYKLIIHCGACMWNRREMLSRIMRCRQARIPITNYGLVIAHSLGILERALQPFPAALEILRRARDFGAAASRQAQGLP, encoded by the coding sequence ATGACCACTTCGACACCCAAAGGATTTCGGCTCCATATCGGCATTTTCGGACGCCGAAACGTCGGCAAATCCAGCCTGCTCAACGCCGTTACCCGGCAGAACGTGTCCATCGTGTCCGAATTCGCCGGAACCACGACCGACCCGGTCGAGAAGCCCATGGAGCTGCTGCCGCTCGGTCCGGTGTTGTTCATCGACACCGCCGGAGTGGACGACGCGGGGGCCTTGGGCGAATTGCGCGTCGGAAAAACGCGCCAGGTGTTTGATCGCACGGACCTGGGCGTGATCGTCGCCGAGCCGTCAATCTGGAGTGATTTCGAGGAACGCATCCTCAATGAACTGGCCTCGCGACAAATCCCGGTGCTCGTGGTGTTCAACAAATGCGACGTGGCGATGCCGGACGCGGCGGTTGTCGAGCGGCTTGCCGCTCGAAAGGTGCCCGTGGTTCGGACGGCGGCAACCTCCGGCCAGGGCATCCTCGATTTCCGCCAGGCCCTGCTGGACAACGCTCCGGCCGACTTCGTGAACAACCCGCGTATCCTCGCAGACATCGTCGGGCCGGGCGAGATGGCGGTGCTGGTCGTTCCCATCGACAAGGAAGCCCCAAAGGGTCGGTTGATCCTGCCGCAGGTTCAGGCCATTCGCGACCTGCTGGACGGCGATGCTTACTGCATGGTGGTCAAGGAGCGGGAGCTCCGCAATGCCCTGGACCGGCTGAAATCGCCGCCCAAGCTCGTGGTCACCGATTCGCAGGCCTTTCTCAAGGTCGCGGCGGATACGCCCGCTGAGGTCATGCTGACCAGCTTCTCGATTCTGTTTGCGAGGTTCAAAGGCGACCTGATCACCCAGGTCGAAGGGACGCTGGCCGTCGACTCGCTGGTTGCCGGGGACCGGATCCTCGTCGCCGAAGCATGTTCGCATCATCCCATCGGCGAGGACATCGGTCGGGTGAAGATTCCTCGGTGGCTGACGCAATACGTCGGCGGGAAGATCGAGTTTGTCACCGTTCAAGGGCACGATTTCCCCGAGGACCTCTCGTCCTACAAGCTGATTATTCACTGCGGAGCCTGCATGTGGAACCGCCGCGAAATGCTCAGCCGAATCATGCGATGCCGGCAGGCCCGGATACCCATCACCAACTACGGCCTGGTCATCGCCCACAGCCTGGGAATACTGGAGCGGGCGTTGCAACCATTCCCGGCCGCACTCGAAATACTCCGTCGTGCCCGCGATTTCGGTGCAGCCGCATCGCGTCAAGCGCAGGGCCTGCCGTGA
- a CDS encoding phenylacetate--CoA ligase — translation MYKEMWNDLPGGFHPASAPDFLPIPQLRDLQFRRLTAVVRRAYDHVELFRQRMQERGLTPADIRSLDDVAKMPFMVKTDLRDTYPFGLFASPMQEIVRLHASSGTTGKPIVVAYTQEDLEVWASVMVRTFAACGLHRGDIIQNAYGYGLFTGGLGAHYGGEALGATVIPISGGNTDRQIMVMKDFGVTAICCTPTYFIHLIERAKELGVDIRQLPLRAGVFGAEPWSEAMRQYIERESGIKAMDIYGLSEIIGPGVASETPYQEGLFIFEDHFYPEIIDPETCEVLPEGQEGELVLTTLSKKAMPVIRYRTRDITAFISGPSRCGRTIRRIRRISRRSDDMFIIRGVNVYPSQIEAALLAVEGTLPHYQIILTREKGLDQITVEVEVLAEWFSDKVRSLEALKQKLASSIEHIIGIRVNLRLVEPHTIERSQGKAKRVIDRRNE, via the coding sequence ATGTACAAGGAAATGTGGAATGATTTGCCGGGCGGTTTTCACCCGGCCAGCGCTCCGGACTTTCTGCCGATACCGCAGTTGCGAGATCTGCAGTTTCGTCGGCTCACGGCCGTCGTCCGGCGGGCCTACGATCACGTCGAGCTTTTCCGCCAGCGCATGCAGGAGCGAGGGCTGACGCCGGCCGACATCCGGTCACTGGACGACGTCGCCAAGATGCCGTTCATGGTCAAGACGGACCTGCGGGACACATATCCGTTCGGTCTTTTTGCGAGCCCCATGCAGGAAATCGTCCGGTTACACGCGTCGAGCGGGACGACGGGCAAGCCGATCGTGGTGGCCTACACTCAGGAAGACCTGGAGGTCTGGGCCAGCGTCATGGTGCGCACCTTCGCGGCGTGCGGACTGCACCGGGGCGACATCATTCAGAACGCGTATGGTTACGGCCTGTTCACGGGCGGTCTGGGGGCCCACTACGGCGGCGAGGCCCTCGGGGCCACCGTCATTCCCATCTCCGGGGGCAACACGGACCGGCAGATCATGGTGATGAAGGATTTCGGCGTGACGGCGATATGCTGCACGCCGACCTACTTCATCCACCTGATCGAGCGGGCCAAGGAACTGGGCGTGGATATTCGCCAACTGCCCCTGCGAGCCGGTGTTTTCGGAGCGGAACCCTGGAGCGAGGCGATGCGCCAGTACATCGAGAGGGAATCGGGCATCAAGGCGATGGACATCTACGGTCTTTCGGAGATCATCGGTCCGGGCGTGGCGTCCGAGACGCCGTACCAGGAGGGCCTGTTCATCTTCGAGGACCATTTCTATCCTGAAATCATCGATCCGGAGACGTGTGAGGTTCTGCCGGAGGGCCAGGAGGGGGAGCTGGTGCTGACGACCCTGAGTAAGAAGGCCATGCCGGTCATTCGTTACCGCACCCGCGACATCACGGCGTTCATCAGCGGCCCGAGCCGCTGCGGGCGCACGATCCGGCGGATCCGCCGGATCTCCCGGCGCAGCGACGATATGTTCATCATTCGCGGCGTCAACGTCTATCCGTCTCAGATCGAGGCCGCCCTGCTGGCGGTGGAAGGTACCCTGCCGCACTACCAGATCATTCTCACCCGCGAGAAAGGGCTCGACCAGATCACCGTCGAGGTCGAGGTGCTCGCCGAGTGGTTCAGTGACAAGGTGCGGTCGCTGGAGGCCTTGAAGCAGAAGCTGGCCAGTTCGATCGAGCATATCATCGGAATTCGGGTCAACCTGCGTCTGGTGGAGCCGCACACCATTGAGCGGAGCCAGGGCAAGGCCAAGAGAGTCATCGATCGCAGGAACGAGTAG
- a CDS encoding amino acid-binding protein, with amino-acid sequence MKLHQLSLFIENKPRQLRSPIRILAEAGVNILTLCLADTQQFGILRMIVQDWQKAKAALEKGGCVVNVTEVIALEVPDHPGGLDDILAVIEEFSLNIEYTYSFTFRRGNRAVLVFRFEDMDAAVEAFQAKGINPVSSVEIYEQANV; translated from the coding sequence ATGAAACTTCACCAGCTTTCACTGTTCATTGAGAATAAACCGCGGCAGTTGCGGAGCCCGATTCGCATCCTGGCCGAGGCGGGGGTGAACATCCTGACGCTGTGCCTGGCCGACACCCAGCAGTTCGGCATTCTCAGGATGATCGTGCAGGACTGGCAGAAGGCCAAGGCGGCGCTGGAGAAGGGCGGCTGCGTGGTCAATGTCACCGAGGTGATCGCCCTGGAGGTTCCCGACCATCCCGGCGGGCTGGACGACATCCTCGCGGTGATCGAGGAATTCTCGCTGAACATCGAGTACACGTACTCGTTCACGTTCCGGCGGGGCAACCGCGCGGTCCTGGTGTTCCGCTTCGAGGACATGGACGCGGCGGTGGAGGCCTTTCAAGCCAAGGGTATCAACCCGGTATCGAGCGTGGAAATATACGAACAGGCGAACGTCTAG